In Oryza sativa Japonica Group chromosome 11, ASM3414082v1, the following are encoded in one genomic region:
- the LOC107276801 gene encoding uncharacterized protein yields the protein MNVEKLRLLTKAGTTVLLSAAERAGLSLSAVEWLGLLYKAEELEVLSAATDHGTPGALLGVALLLLAAGPAVVYLVTEEYPREVAVQAVVALACVVGGSATFAMSSIVSKLPSSPAEAIRDAHCLA from the coding sequence ATGAACGTGGAGAAGCTACGGCTGCTGACGAAGGCGGGGACGACGGTGCTCCTGTCGGCAGCGGAGCGCGCCGGGCTGTCACTGTCGGCGGTGGAGTGGCTGGGTTTGCTCTACAAGGCGGAAGAGCTGGAGGTGCTATCGGCGGCGACCGACCACGGGACACCCGGCGCGCTGCTCGGCgtcgcgctgctgctgctcgccgccggccccgcCGTTGTCTACCTCGTCACGGAGGAGTACCCAAGGGAGGTCGCCGTCCAGGCCGTGGTCGCCCTCGCCTGCGTCGTTGGTGGCTCCGCCACCTTCGCCATGTCCAGCATCGTGTCCAAgctcccgagctctccagcTGAAGCGATTAGAGATGCTCATTGCCTTGCGTGA
- the LOC4350473 gene encoding serine carboxypeptidase-like 7 isoform X4, producing the protein MGKEASAMVARRSTSRRDWRRWWWWLLPLACCFVCWVASSAATVAPAAGVAVTSLPGFDGPLPFSLETGYVEVNESTGVRLFYYFVQSEKDPDVDPLLLWLSGGPGCSSLSGLTHEIGPFQFAAKRYYSGGLPKIIYQPETWTKVSNIIFVDSPVGAGFSYAATQEGSKTSDTKTVKQLVIFLRKWLHDHPQFLLNPLYIGGDSYSGYIVPTLALAIDESNDSGDKPILNLMGYVAGNPRTERQFDEGGKIPFLHGMGLISNELYEHAKETCRGKYNAPGNARCEQSMKVIHDCTKDINMLHVLEPFCEDVGSPGIHNNEATDGMIRLMLESASAANDDIIEFKCRKASYVVLQIWANDKTVRESLGVHKGTVGEWIRCNFDVDYIADVYSTVEYHLTLMRKGYRALIYSGDHDCQVPFTGTQAWIRFLNLSVIDDWRPWYAAGQVAGFTRSYANNNLIYATVKGAGHTAPEYKPKECLEMFARWISGNTL; encoded by the exons ATGGGAAAGGAAGCAAGCGCGATGGTTGCGAGGAGAAGCACCAGCCGCCGTGattggaggaggtggtggtggtggctgctgCCTCTCGCCTGCTGCTTCGTTTGTTGGGttgcctcgtcggcggcgacggtggcgccggcggccggtgtCGCCGTGACGAGCCTTCCTGGATTCGACGGCCCACTGCCATTCTCCCTCGAGACCGG ATACGTGGAGGTGAACGAGAGTACGGGCGTGCGTCTCTTCTACTACTTTGTCCAGTCAGAGAAGGATCCTGATGTAGACCCACTTTTATTGTGGCTATCAGGTGGGCCTGGCTGTTCTAGTCTCTCTGGCCTAACCCACGAGATAG GACCATTCCAATTCGCCGCAAAACGGTATTACAGTGGAGGATTGCCGAAAATTATCTATCAACCAGAGACTTGGACTAAG GTGAGCAACATAATTTTTGTGGATTCTCCCGTAGGGGCAGGATTCTCATACGCGGCAACACAGGAAGGCTCCAAGACTAGCGATACCAAGACAGTGAAACAGCTTGTTATTTTCCTCAGAAAG TGGCTTCATGATCATCCCCAGTTCTTGCTGAATCCGCTGTATATTGGAGGTGACTCATATAGTGGTTATATTGTACCTACACTTGCGCTAGCGATTGATGAAA GCAATGATTCAGGAGATAAACCAATTTTGAATCTCATG GGGTACGTTGCTGGCAATCCAAGGACCGAACGCCAATTTGATGAAGGTGGTAAAATTCCATTTCTCCATGGCATGGGACTTATATCCAATGAACTTTATGAG CATGCTAAGGAAACCTGCAGAGGGAAATACAATGCCCCAGGGAACGCTCGATGTGAGCAGTCTATGAAAGTTATACACGAT TGCACAAAGGACATCAACATGCTACATGTTCTTGAGCCATTTTGTGAAGACGTCGGGAGCCCCGGGATCCATAACAATGAAGCGACAGATGGAATGATTAGGCTCATGCTGGAGTCTGCTTCTGCTGCTAATGATGACATTATTGAATTCAAGTGTAGA AAAGCTTCTTATGTGGTTTTACAAATATGGGCAAATGATAAAACTGTAAGGGAGAGTCTTGGTGTGCACAAG GGAACAGTTGGAGAGTGGATAAGATGCAATTTCGATGTAGATTACATTGCAGATGTGTATAGTACAGTGGAGTATCATTTGACGCTAATGAGAAAAGGATACCGAGCATTGATATACAG CGGTGATCATGATTGTCAAGTTCCCTTCACTGGTACACAAGCATGGATTAGATTTCTGAACCTTTCTGTAATTGATGATTGGCGACCATGGTATGCTGCTGGACAAGTTGCCGG
- the LOC4350473 gene encoding serine carboxypeptidase-like 7 isoform X1 has translation MGKEASAMVARRSTSRRDWRRWWWWLLPLACCFVCWVASSAATVAPAAGVAVTSLPGFDGPLPFSLETGYVEVNESTGVRLFYYFVQSEKDPDVDPLLLWLSGGPGCSSLSGLTHEIGPFQFAAKRYYSGGLPKIIYQPETWTKVSNIIFVDSPVGAGFSYAATQEGSKTSDTKTVKQLVIFLRKWLHDHPQFLLNPLYIGGDSYSGYIVPTLALAIDEISEYISVNNTISHMGNGDHHISITITTITSNDSGDKPILNLMGYVAGNPRTERQFDEGGKIPFLHGMGLISNELYEHAKETCRGKYNAPGNARCEQSMKVIHDCTKDINMLHVLEPFCEDVGSPGIHNNEATDGMIRLMLESASAANDDIIEFKCRKASYVVLQIWANDKTVRESLGVHKGTVGEWIRCNFDVDYIADVYSTVEYHLTLMRKGYRALIYSGDHDCQVPFTGTQAWIRFLNLSVIDDWRPWYAAGQVAGFTRSYANNNLIYATVKGAGHTAPEYKPKECLEMFARWISGNTL, from the exons ATGGGAAAGGAAGCAAGCGCGATGGTTGCGAGGAGAAGCACCAGCCGCCGTGattggaggaggtggtggtggtggctgctgCCTCTCGCCTGCTGCTTCGTTTGTTGGGttgcctcgtcggcggcgacggtggcgccggcggccggtgtCGCCGTGACGAGCCTTCCTGGATTCGACGGCCCACTGCCATTCTCCCTCGAGACCGG ATACGTGGAGGTGAACGAGAGTACGGGCGTGCGTCTCTTCTACTACTTTGTCCAGTCAGAGAAGGATCCTGATGTAGACCCACTTTTATTGTGGCTATCAGGTGGGCCTGGCTGTTCTAGTCTCTCTGGCCTAACCCACGAGATAG GACCATTCCAATTCGCCGCAAAACGGTATTACAGTGGAGGATTGCCGAAAATTATCTATCAACCAGAGACTTGGACTAAG GTGAGCAACATAATTTTTGTGGATTCTCCCGTAGGGGCAGGATTCTCATACGCGGCAACACAGGAAGGCTCCAAGACTAGCGATACCAAGACAGTGAAACAGCTTGTTATTTTCCTCAGAAAG TGGCTTCATGATCATCCCCAGTTCTTGCTGAATCCGCTGTATATTGGAGGTGACTCATATAGTGGTTATATTGTACCTACACTTGCGCTAGCGATTGATGAAA TTTCGGAATATATTTCAGTAAATAATACCATCTCTCATATGGGTAATGGTGATCACCATATATCAATTACTATCACAACAATTACTA GCAATGATTCAGGAGATAAACCAATTTTGAATCTCATG GGGTACGTTGCTGGCAATCCAAGGACCGAACGCCAATTTGATGAAGGTGGTAAAATTCCATTTCTCCATGGCATGGGACTTATATCCAATGAACTTTATGAG CATGCTAAGGAAACCTGCAGAGGGAAATACAATGCCCCAGGGAACGCTCGATGTGAGCAGTCTATGAAAGTTATACACGAT TGCACAAAGGACATCAACATGCTACATGTTCTTGAGCCATTTTGTGAAGACGTCGGGAGCCCCGGGATCCATAACAATGAAGCGACAGATGGAATGATTAGGCTCATGCTGGAGTCTGCTTCTGCTGCTAATGATGACATTATTGAATTCAAGTGTAGA AAAGCTTCTTATGTGGTTTTACAAATATGGGCAAATGATAAAACTGTAAGGGAGAGTCTTGGTGTGCACAAG GGAACAGTTGGAGAGTGGATAAGATGCAATTTCGATGTAGATTACATTGCAGATGTGTATAGTACAGTGGAGTATCATTTGACGCTAATGAGAAAAGGATACCGAGCATTGATATACAG CGGTGATCATGATTGTCAAGTTCCCTTCACTGGTACACAAGCATGGATTAGATTTCTGAACCTTTCTGTAATTGATGATTGGCGACCATGGTATGCTGCTGGACAAGTTGCCGG
- the LOC4350473 gene encoding serine carboxypeptidase-like 7 isoform X5 codes for MGKEASAMVARRSTSRRDWRRWWWWLLPLACCFVCWVASSAATVAPAAGVAVTSLPGFDGPLPFSLETGYVEVNESTGVRLFYYFVQSEKDPDVDPLLLWLSGGPGCSSLSGLTHEIGPFQFAAKRYYSGGLPKIIYQPETWTKVSNIIFVDSPVGAGFSYAATQEGSKTSDTKTVKQLVIFLRKWLHDHPQFLLNPLYIGGDSYSGYIVPTLALAIDESNDSGDKPILNLMGYVAGNPRTERQFDEGGKIPFLHGMGLISNELYECTKDINMLHVLEPFCEDVGSPGIHNNEATDGMIRLMLESASAANDDIIEFKCRKASYVVLQIWANDKTVRESLGVHKGTVGEWIRCNFDVDYIADVYSTVEYHLTLMRKGYRALIYSGDHDCQVPFTGTQAWIRFLNLSVIDDWRPWYAAGQVAGFTRSYANNNLIYATVKGAGHTAPEYKPKECLEMFARWISGNTL; via the exons ATGGGAAAGGAAGCAAGCGCGATGGTTGCGAGGAGAAGCACCAGCCGCCGTGattggaggaggtggtggtggtggctgctgCCTCTCGCCTGCTGCTTCGTTTGTTGGGttgcctcgtcggcggcgacggtggcgccggcggccggtgtCGCCGTGACGAGCCTTCCTGGATTCGACGGCCCACTGCCATTCTCCCTCGAGACCGG ATACGTGGAGGTGAACGAGAGTACGGGCGTGCGTCTCTTCTACTACTTTGTCCAGTCAGAGAAGGATCCTGATGTAGACCCACTTTTATTGTGGCTATCAGGTGGGCCTGGCTGTTCTAGTCTCTCTGGCCTAACCCACGAGATAG GACCATTCCAATTCGCCGCAAAACGGTATTACAGTGGAGGATTGCCGAAAATTATCTATCAACCAGAGACTTGGACTAAG GTGAGCAACATAATTTTTGTGGATTCTCCCGTAGGGGCAGGATTCTCATACGCGGCAACACAGGAAGGCTCCAAGACTAGCGATACCAAGACAGTGAAACAGCTTGTTATTTTCCTCAGAAAG TGGCTTCATGATCATCCCCAGTTCTTGCTGAATCCGCTGTATATTGGAGGTGACTCATATAGTGGTTATATTGTACCTACACTTGCGCTAGCGATTGATGAAA GCAATGATTCAGGAGATAAACCAATTTTGAATCTCATG GGGTACGTTGCTGGCAATCCAAGGACCGAACGCCAATTTGATGAAGGTGGTAAAATTCCATTTCTCCATGGCATGGGACTTATATCCAATGAACTTTATGAG TGCACAAAGGACATCAACATGCTACATGTTCTTGAGCCATTTTGTGAAGACGTCGGGAGCCCCGGGATCCATAACAATGAAGCGACAGATGGAATGATTAGGCTCATGCTGGAGTCTGCTTCTGCTGCTAATGATGACATTATTGAATTCAAGTGTAGA AAAGCTTCTTATGTGGTTTTACAAATATGGGCAAATGATAAAACTGTAAGGGAGAGTCTTGGTGTGCACAAG GGAACAGTTGGAGAGTGGATAAGATGCAATTTCGATGTAGATTACATTGCAGATGTGTATAGTACAGTGGAGTATCATTTGACGCTAATGAGAAAAGGATACCGAGCATTGATATACAG CGGTGATCATGATTGTCAAGTTCCCTTCACTGGTACACAAGCATGGATTAGATTTCTGAACCTTTCTGTAATTGATGATTGGCGACCATGGTATGCTGCTGGACAAGTTGCCGG
- the LOC4350473 gene encoding serine carboxypeptidase-like 7 isoform X2, with product MGKEASAMVARRSTSRRDWRRWWWWLLPLACCFVCWVASSAATVAPAAGVAVTSLPGFDGPLPFSLETGYVEVNESTGVRLFYYFVQSEKDPDVDPLLLWLSGGPGCSSLSGLTHEIGPFQFAAKRYYSGGLPKIIYQPETWTKEGSKTSDTKTVKQLVIFLRKWLHDHPQFLLNPLYIGGDSYSGYIVPTLALAIDEISEYISVNNTISHMGNGDHHISITITTITSNDSGDKPILNLMGYVAGNPRTERQFDEGGKIPFLHGMGLISNELYEHAKETCRGKYNAPGNARCEQSMKVIHDCTKDINMLHVLEPFCEDVGSPGIHNNEATDGMIRLMLESASAANDDIIEFKCRKASYVVLQIWANDKTVRESLGVHKGTVGEWIRCNFDVDYIADVYSTVEYHLTLMRKGYRALIYSGDHDCQVPFTGTQAWIRFLNLSVIDDWRPWYAAGQVAGFTRSYANNNLIYATVKGAGHTAPEYKPKECLEMFARWISGNTL from the exons ATGGGAAAGGAAGCAAGCGCGATGGTTGCGAGGAGAAGCACCAGCCGCCGTGattggaggaggtggtggtggtggctgctgCCTCTCGCCTGCTGCTTCGTTTGTTGGGttgcctcgtcggcggcgacggtggcgccggcggccggtgtCGCCGTGACGAGCCTTCCTGGATTCGACGGCCCACTGCCATTCTCCCTCGAGACCGG ATACGTGGAGGTGAACGAGAGTACGGGCGTGCGTCTCTTCTACTACTTTGTCCAGTCAGAGAAGGATCCTGATGTAGACCCACTTTTATTGTGGCTATCAGGTGGGCCTGGCTGTTCTAGTCTCTCTGGCCTAACCCACGAGATAG GACCATTCCAATTCGCCGCAAAACGGTATTACAGTGGAGGATTGCCGAAAATTATCTATCAACCAGAGACTTGGACTAAG GAAGGCTCCAAGACTAGCGATACCAAGACAGTGAAACAGCTTGTTATTTTCCTCAGAAAG TGGCTTCATGATCATCCCCAGTTCTTGCTGAATCCGCTGTATATTGGAGGTGACTCATATAGTGGTTATATTGTACCTACACTTGCGCTAGCGATTGATGAAA TTTCGGAATATATTTCAGTAAATAATACCATCTCTCATATGGGTAATGGTGATCACCATATATCAATTACTATCACAACAATTACTA GCAATGATTCAGGAGATAAACCAATTTTGAATCTCATG GGGTACGTTGCTGGCAATCCAAGGACCGAACGCCAATTTGATGAAGGTGGTAAAATTCCATTTCTCCATGGCATGGGACTTATATCCAATGAACTTTATGAG CATGCTAAGGAAACCTGCAGAGGGAAATACAATGCCCCAGGGAACGCTCGATGTGAGCAGTCTATGAAAGTTATACACGAT TGCACAAAGGACATCAACATGCTACATGTTCTTGAGCCATTTTGTGAAGACGTCGGGAGCCCCGGGATCCATAACAATGAAGCGACAGATGGAATGATTAGGCTCATGCTGGAGTCTGCTTCTGCTGCTAATGATGACATTATTGAATTCAAGTGTAGA AAAGCTTCTTATGTGGTTTTACAAATATGGGCAAATGATAAAACTGTAAGGGAGAGTCTTGGTGTGCACAAG GGAACAGTTGGAGAGTGGATAAGATGCAATTTCGATGTAGATTACATTGCAGATGTGTATAGTACAGTGGAGTATCATTTGACGCTAATGAGAAAAGGATACCGAGCATTGATATACAG CGGTGATCATGATTGTCAAGTTCCCTTCACTGGTACACAAGCATGGATTAGATTTCTGAACCTTTCTGTAATTGATGATTGGCGACCATGGTATGCTGCTGGACAAGTTGCCGG
- the LOC4350473 gene encoding serine carboxypeptidase-like 13 isoform X3 → MGKEASAMVARRSTSRRDWRRWWWWLLPLACCFVCWVASSAATVAPAAGVAVTSLPGFDGPLPFSLETGYVEVNESTGVRLFYYFVQSEKDPDVDPLLLWLSGGPGCSSLSGLTHEIGPFQFAAKRYYSGGLPKIIYQPETWTKVSNIIFVDSPVGAGFSYAATQEGSKTSDTKTVKQLVIFLRKWLHDHPQFLLNPLYIGGDSYSGYIVPTLALAIDEISEYISVNNTISHMGNGDHHISITITTITSNDSGDKPILNLMGYVAGNPRTERQFDEGGKIPFLHGMGLISNELYECTKDINMLHVLEPFCEDVGSPGIHNNEATDGMIRLMLESASAANDDIIEFKCRKASYVVLQIWANDKTVRESLGVHKGTVGEWIRCNFDVDYIADVYSTVEYHLTLMRKGYRALIYSGDHDCQVPFTGTQAWIRFLNLSVIDDWRPWYAAGQVAGFTRSYANNNLIYATVKGAGHTAPEYKPKECLEMFARWISGNTL, encoded by the exons ATGGGAAAGGAAGCAAGCGCGATGGTTGCGAGGAGAAGCACCAGCCGCCGTGattggaggaggtggtggtggtggctgctgCCTCTCGCCTGCTGCTTCGTTTGTTGGGttgcctcgtcggcggcgacggtggcgccggcggccggtgtCGCCGTGACGAGCCTTCCTGGATTCGACGGCCCACTGCCATTCTCCCTCGAGACCGG ATACGTGGAGGTGAACGAGAGTACGGGCGTGCGTCTCTTCTACTACTTTGTCCAGTCAGAGAAGGATCCTGATGTAGACCCACTTTTATTGTGGCTATCAGGTGGGCCTGGCTGTTCTAGTCTCTCTGGCCTAACCCACGAGATAG GACCATTCCAATTCGCCGCAAAACGGTATTACAGTGGAGGATTGCCGAAAATTATCTATCAACCAGAGACTTGGACTAAG GTGAGCAACATAATTTTTGTGGATTCTCCCGTAGGGGCAGGATTCTCATACGCGGCAACACAGGAAGGCTCCAAGACTAGCGATACCAAGACAGTGAAACAGCTTGTTATTTTCCTCAGAAAG TGGCTTCATGATCATCCCCAGTTCTTGCTGAATCCGCTGTATATTGGAGGTGACTCATATAGTGGTTATATTGTACCTACACTTGCGCTAGCGATTGATGAAA TTTCGGAATATATTTCAGTAAATAATACCATCTCTCATATGGGTAATGGTGATCACCATATATCAATTACTATCACAACAATTACTA GCAATGATTCAGGAGATAAACCAATTTTGAATCTCATG GGGTACGTTGCTGGCAATCCAAGGACCGAACGCCAATTTGATGAAGGTGGTAAAATTCCATTTCTCCATGGCATGGGACTTATATCCAATGAACTTTATGAG TGCACAAAGGACATCAACATGCTACATGTTCTTGAGCCATTTTGTGAAGACGTCGGGAGCCCCGGGATCCATAACAATGAAGCGACAGATGGAATGATTAGGCTCATGCTGGAGTCTGCTTCTGCTGCTAATGATGACATTATTGAATTCAAGTGTAGA AAAGCTTCTTATGTGGTTTTACAAATATGGGCAAATGATAAAACTGTAAGGGAGAGTCTTGGTGTGCACAAG GGAACAGTTGGAGAGTGGATAAGATGCAATTTCGATGTAGATTACATTGCAGATGTGTATAGTACAGTGGAGTATCATTTGACGCTAATGAGAAAAGGATACCGAGCATTGATATACAG CGGTGATCATGATTGTCAAGTTCCCTTCACTGGTACACAAGCATGGATTAGATTTCTGAACCTTTCTGTAATTGATGATTGGCGACCATGGTATGCTGCTGGACAAGTTGCCGG
- the LOC4350473 gene encoding serine carboxypeptidase-like 7 isoform X6, whose amino-acid sequence MGNLFRYVEVNESTGVRLFYYFVQSEKDPDVDPLLLWLSGGPGCSSLSGLTHEIGPFQFAAKRYYSGGLPKIIYQPETWTKVSNIIFVDSPVGAGFSYAATQEGSKTSDTKTVKQLVIFLRKWLHDHPQFLLNPLYIGGDSYSGYIVPTLALAIDEISEYISVNNTISHMGNGDHHISITITTITSNDSGDKPILNLMGYVAGNPRTERQFDEGGKIPFLHGMGLISNELYEHAKETCRGKYNAPGNARCEQSMKVIHDCTKDINMLHVLEPFCEDVGSPGIHNNEATDGMIRLMLESASAANDDIIEFKCRKASYVVLQIWANDKTVRESLGVHKGTVGEWIRCNFDVDYIADVYSTVEYHLTLMRKGYRALIYSGDHDCQVPFTGTQAWIRFLNLSVIDDWRPWYAAGQVAGFTRSYANNNLIYATVKGAGHTAPEYKPKECLEMFARWISGNTL is encoded by the exons ATGGGCAATCTATTCAG ATACGTGGAGGTGAACGAGAGTACGGGCGTGCGTCTCTTCTACTACTTTGTCCAGTCAGAGAAGGATCCTGATGTAGACCCACTTTTATTGTGGCTATCAGGTGGGCCTGGCTGTTCTAGTCTCTCTGGCCTAACCCACGAGATAG GACCATTCCAATTCGCCGCAAAACGGTATTACAGTGGAGGATTGCCGAAAATTATCTATCAACCAGAGACTTGGACTAAG GTGAGCAACATAATTTTTGTGGATTCTCCCGTAGGGGCAGGATTCTCATACGCGGCAACACAGGAAGGCTCCAAGACTAGCGATACCAAGACAGTGAAACAGCTTGTTATTTTCCTCAGAAAG TGGCTTCATGATCATCCCCAGTTCTTGCTGAATCCGCTGTATATTGGAGGTGACTCATATAGTGGTTATATTGTACCTACACTTGCGCTAGCGATTGATGAAA TTTCGGAATATATTTCAGTAAATAATACCATCTCTCATATGGGTAATGGTGATCACCATATATCAATTACTATCACAACAATTACTA GCAATGATTCAGGAGATAAACCAATTTTGAATCTCATG GGGTACGTTGCTGGCAATCCAAGGACCGAACGCCAATTTGATGAAGGTGGTAAAATTCCATTTCTCCATGGCATGGGACTTATATCCAATGAACTTTATGAG CATGCTAAGGAAACCTGCAGAGGGAAATACAATGCCCCAGGGAACGCTCGATGTGAGCAGTCTATGAAAGTTATACACGAT TGCACAAAGGACATCAACATGCTACATGTTCTTGAGCCATTTTGTGAAGACGTCGGGAGCCCCGGGATCCATAACAATGAAGCGACAGATGGAATGATTAGGCTCATGCTGGAGTCTGCTTCTGCTGCTAATGATGACATTATTGAATTCAAGTGTAGA AAAGCTTCTTATGTGGTTTTACAAATATGGGCAAATGATAAAACTGTAAGGGAGAGTCTTGGTGTGCACAAG GGAACAGTTGGAGAGTGGATAAGATGCAATTTCGATGTAGATTACATTGCAGATGTGTATAGTACAGTGGAGTATCATTTGACGCTAATGAGAAAAGGATACCGAGCATTGATATACAG CGGTGATCATGATTGTCAAGTTCCCTTCACTGGTACACAAGCATGGATTAGATTTCTGAACCTTTCTGTAATTGATGATTGGCGACCATGGTATGCTGCTGGACAAGTTGCCGG